A genomic stretch from Bacteroidetes Order II. bacterium includes:
- a CDS encoding HEAT repeat domain-containing protein — MNALQEHEWPDRWRHEQMPPDQYSPDDAKRLREYHFLWSTLREWPDEQPSPQVSLRFYRLLQEETQAQRLWEHPQRPLWSRIKQQITHIFSPRMAWQLGFGVVCICTGLLIGRVAFSPANTKGDFEQLRRDVYALQDQMAASMLQQASASDRLAGIDRIRTINIPEPTATSVLLRLLNNDPNVNVRLSAADALMYYVQGNPALIKQVEESFSKQPSPIVQSVLIEMLAQSKEKSSVRMLEEVQDQTSEPILREQISQRLQTLKAPQQP; from the coding sequence ATGAATGCTTTGCAAGAACATGAATGGCCCGATCGTTGGCGCCATGAGCAGATGCCTCCCGATCAGTATTCCCCCGATGACGCAAAACGGCTAAGGGAGTATCACTTTTTGTGGTCAACCTTGCGTGAATGGCCCGATGAGCAGCCTTCTCCACAAGTTTCTCTACGATTTTACCGCCTTTTGCAGGAAGAAACCCAAGCGCAACGGCTTTGGGAGCACCCCCAAAGACCTCTGTGGTCTCGCATCAAGCAGCAAATAACGCATATTTTCAGTCCCAGAATGGCATGGCAATTGGGCTTTGGGGTTGTATGTATTTGTACGGGGCTGTTGATTGGGCGTGTAGCGTTCTCCCCTGCCAATACCAAAGGAGATTTTGAGCAACTTAGACGCGATGTGTATGCCCTACAAGATCAAATGGCCGCCTCTATGTTGCAACAAGCCTCTGCCTCAGACCGCTTGGCTGGTATAGATCGGATACGTACCATTAATATCCCCGAACCAACTGCAACTTCGGTACTGCTTCGTTTGTTAAACAATGACCCAAACGTTAACGTTCGCCTCTCTGCAGCCGATGCTTTAATGTATTATGTACAAGGAAACCCTGCTTTAATTAAGCAAGTAGAAGAAAGTTTTAGCAAACAGCCTTCACCCATTGTGCAGAGTGTACTTATCGAAATGTTGGCTCAATCAAAAGAAAAATCCTCGGTCCGTATGCTGGAAGAAGTGCAAGACCAAACCAGTGAACCCATCCTTCGGGAGCAAATTAGTCAACGCCTTCAAACGCTTAAAGCGCCACAACAACCGTAA
- a CDS encoding RNA polymerase sigma factor, with translation MSEINENELMLAIREGELHYLSILFERYQIPLFNFFLRLTNDRAMSEDFVQDVFMRVLKYRHTYRGEGTFKGWIFNLARNICMDHFRKTKREVNGIEEQTLAQIPDENWEGTLENSQAAHFVRLALARLSPDYREVLVLSRYHDMKYEEIATMLNCSVAAVKVRVHRAMKALRTHYIALTHEKGS, from the coding sequence GTGAGCGAAATCAACGAGAACGAACTGATGTTGGCCATTCGGGAGGGCGAACTGCACTACCTCAGCATCTTGTTCGAACGGTATCAAATACCTTTGTTTAATTTTTTCCTTCGCCTGACGAATGATCGGGCGATGAGCGAGGATTTTGTTCAGGATGTCTTTATGAGGGTTCTAAAATACCGACACACTTATCGTGGAGAAGGAACTTTTAAGGGCTGGATTTTCAACCTCGCCCGAAATATATGTATGGATCATTTTAGGAAAACCAAGCGAGAGGTCAATGGCATTGAAGAACAAACACTGGCCCAAATCCCGGATGAAAACTGGGAAGGCACGTTGGAAAACAGTCAAGCAGCGCACTTTGTCCGCTTGGCCCTTGCTCGGCTTTCCCCCGATTACCGCGAAGTTTTGGTCTTGAGCCGTTATCACGACATGAAATACGAAGAAATTGCTACGATGCTCAATTGCTCGGTGGCCGCTGTTAAAGTAAGGGTACACCGTGCAATGAAAGCCCTTAGAACCCACTACATAGCCCTAACCCACGAAAAAGGGTCTTAA
- the murA gene encoding UDP-N-acetylglucosamine 1-carboxyvinyltransferase, whose amino-acid sequence MEKLIIEGGARLHGQIPVSGSKNTALTLMSAALLADGPLKLSNIPALRDISTFSQVIGFTGTEIRYDPITHQLEMDPTSLTRFEAPYELVKKMRASFYMLGALLGKGGTARVSLPGGCAWGPRPVDLHLRGLEALGAEIKFEHGNVVAHAPGGRLRGGIFRFEPSSVGATVNLLLAAVTAKGYSRLENAACEPDVVVFCELLTAMGAHIGGIGTHTLEVEGVPVLRAADFVNCPDRIELGTFMLTAAMAGTPGGAIRMTGAEPKHLGDAFLTAFTQTGTPFSWGSDFVEVVTPENIQPVNVETGIYPGFPTDLQAQWTVMMTQADGNSKLRDTVYTDRFKHIPELMRMGANAIVVGSEVVIQGSTALQGTQVMSTDLRASVSLVMGALVAEGETHVHRIYHLDRGYEDIEGKLTRAGAVIRRETYDEWAGPNEGNEG is encoded by the coding sequence ATGGAAAAACTTATTATTGAAGGTGGGGCTCGACTTCATGGACAAATTCCTGTATCCGGCTCCAAAAATACAGCACTTACCTTGATGTCGGCAGCCCTTTTGGCTGATGGCCCGCTGAAACTTTCAAACATTCCGGCTTTGCGGGATATTAGTACCTTTTCGCAGGTGATTGGTTTTACTGGAACAGAAATACGGTACGATCCGATAACGCATCAGCTTGAAATGGACCCTACTTCTCTTACAAGGTTCGAAGCACCTTATGAATTGGTGAAAAAAATGCGAGCCTCGTTTTATATGCTTGGTGCGCTATTGGGCAAAGGCGGTACAGCACGTGTCTCCTTGCCAGGGGGATGTGCTTGGGGTCCTCGGCCAGTGGACTTGCACCTGAGAGGGTTGGAGGCTTTGGGGGCTGAGATTAAGTTTGAACATGGAAATGTGGTGGCACATGCGCCGGGTGGAAGACTACGGGGCGGTATTTTTCGGTTCGAGCCGTCTAGTGTTGGGGCGACGGTAAATCTTTTGCTGGCAGCCGTAACCGCCAAAGGGTATTCGCGCCTCGAAAACGCCGCATGTGAACCAGATGTAGTTGTTTTTTGCGAGTTGCTTACTGCGATGGGGGCGCACATTGGCGGTATTGGCACGCATACCTTAGAAGTGGAAGGTGTTCCGGTGCTTCGGGCGGCTGATTTTGTGAATTGCCCTGACCGAATAGAACTGGGTACATTTATGTTAACAGCTGCAATGGCTGGCACGCCCGGTGGGGCCATCCGGATGACTGGTGCAGAACCCAAACACTTGGGTGATGCGTTCCTGACGGCATTTACCCAAACAGGCACTCCATTTAGTTGGGGAAGTGACTTTGTGGAAGTGGTCACGCCAGAAAATATCCAGCCTGTCAACGTAGAAACGGGCATTTATCCAGGCTTCCCAACAGATCTTCAGGCACAGTGGACGGTGATGATGACACAGGCAGACGGCAATTCCAAGCTTCGTGATACAGTTTATACTGATCGGTTTAAGCACATTCCGGAATTGATGCGCATGGGTGCCAATGCCATCGTGGTAGGGAGCGAAGTGGTTATTCAAGGCAGTACGGCTTTGCAAGGCACACAAGTGATGAGTACCGATCTTCGGGCCAGTGTTTCGTTGGTCATGGGGGCGTTGGTTGCGGAAGGTGAAACACATGTACATCGGATTTATCACCTTGATCGCGGATATGAAGATATTGAAGGCAAACTTACAAGGGCGGGTGCTGTTATCAGAAGGGAAACGTATGATGAATGGGCTGGCCCAAATGAAGGAAATGAAGGATGA
- the cmoA gene encoding carboxy-S-adenosyl-L-methionine synthase CmoA, with translation MMQDVLFSQPMDPVADFVFDERVVAVFPDMIQRSVPGYAHVLAMSGVLAGYFAQPHSQLYDLGSSLGATCRAIQAHVNVEGCMLTGVDNAKAMVDACKEQFSTTTGKLPVRFVCEDIREAAIYNASVVTMNFTLQFVPLADREPLLRKIHAGMVSGGVFIMSEKIAFDDESKQRFFTELHHHFKRSNGYSELEIAQKRAAIEQVMIPETIETHLKRFKTIGFKTCEVWFQSLNFSAFLAIK, from the coding sequence ATGATGCAAGATGTGCTTTTTAGCCAACCGATGGATCCCGTTGCCGACTTTGTATTTGATGAACGGGTTGTGGCCGTTTTCCCCGATATGATCCAGCGATCTGTTCCGGGATATGCGCACGTACTGGCCATGAGTGGGGTTTTGGCCGGATATTTTGCGCAACCACATTCTCAACTATATGATTTGGGTTCCTCTTTAGGGGCAACTTGCCGGGCCATTCAGGCACATGTAAACGTGGAGGGCTGTATGTTAACAGGGGTAGACAATGCCAAAGCAATGGTGGACGCCTGCAAAGAACAATTTTCCACAACAACAGGTAAACTTCCGGTTCGTTTTGTTTGTGAAGACATACGTGAGGCCGCCATTTACAATGCCTCGGTAGTCACCATGAACTTTACCTTACAATTTGTACCGCTTGCCGATCGGGAGCCTTTGCTTCGGAAAATTCATGCAGGAATGGTATCGGGTGGCGTTTTTATTATGTCAGAAAAAATAGCTTTCGATGACGAAAGTAAACAAAGGTTTTTTACTGAATTACATCATCACTTTAAGCGGTCAAATGGATATTCTGAATTGGAAATTGCCCAGAAAAGGGCTGCCATTGAACAAGTAATGATTCCTGAAACCATTGAAACACATCTGAAAAGATTCAAGACAATAGGATTTAAGACATGCGAGGTTTGGTTTCAGAGCCTGAACTTTTCGGCTTTTCTGGCAATCAAATAA
- the cmoB gene encoding tRNA 5-methoxyuridine(34)/uridine 5-oxyacetic acid(34) synthase CmoB, with protein MLPRNAHSFLQSAYQYLAELLSETPLQNWNFGQEPGLLKAFRHGDFPRWAFALEDVRQVATHWEAHGPIVLFGENPLLLKEEALFIQQLRQFHPWRKGPYELFGVRIETEWRSDMKWNRIYPHLSPLNDRMVLDIGSGNGFYGWHMVKAGARQVLGVDPFLLFVLQWALIAKMIPLTDRFRNVVLPFGVEAIPKNCMAFDTVFSMGVLYHRRDTRQHLTELVGFLRDGGEVVLETLVLEGDDKKCLYPSNRYAKMRNVWAIPTISLLEEWMYAAGFQNVRTVDVTRTTAQEQRRTDWMTFESLSDFLDPEDAQKTIEGHPGPVRAVLLANR; from the coding sequence ATGTTGCCTCGTAATGCCCACTCTTTTTTGCAATCGGCCTACCAATATTTGGCGGAATTATTATCTGAAACTCCATTGCAAAATTGGAATTTTGGACAGGAACCCGGCCTATTGAAGGCTTTTCGTCATGGCGATTTTCCACGTTGGGCATTTGCTTTAGAGGATGTTCGGCAGGTGGCCACTCATTGGGAAGCACATGGCCCAATCGTCCTGTTTGGAGAAAATCCGTTATTGCTAAAAGAAGAAGCATTGTTTATTCAACAACTCCGGCAGTTCCATCCTTGGCGCAAAGGCCCATATGAACTTTTTGGTGTAAGGATCGAGACCGAGTGGCGTTCAGACATGAAATGGAATCGTATTTATCCGCATCTCTCGCCCCTGAATGACCGCATGGTTTTGGATATAGGGAGTGGAAATGGGTTTTATGGCTGGCACATGGTTAAGGCAGGGGCAAGACAAGTTTTGGGGGTGGATCCCTTTCTTTTATTCGTTTTGCAGTGGGCATTGATCGCAAAAATGATACCGCTTACCGATCGCTTCCGAAATGTGGTCTTGCCGTTTGGCGTAGAGGCAATTCCCAAAAACTGCATGGCTTTTGATACGGTGTTTTCTATGGGGGTTTTGTATCATCGCCGCGATACAAGGCAACATCTTACAGAATTAGTTGGATTTTTGCGGGATGGGGGCGAGGTGGTGCTGGAAACGTTAGTTTTGGAAGGCGATGATAAAAAATGTTTATATCCATCTAATCGTTATGCTAAAATGCGTAATGTTTGGGCTATTCCAACAATTTCGCTTTTGGAGGAGTGGATGTATGCGGCTGGTTTTCAGAATGTAAGAACAGTGGATGTAACACGAACTACGGCTCAGGAACAACGTAGGACAGACTGGATGACCTTTGAATCTCTGTCCGATTTTTTGGATCCGGAAGATGCACAAAAGACCATCGAGGGACATCCTGGACCCGTTCGTGCAGTACTTCTGGCCAATCGTTAG
- the crtI gene encoding phytoene desaturase, whose protein sequence is MPKAIVIGSGFGGLGVAIRLQARGFETVIVEKNTKVGGHAYQLTKGGYVFDMGPSLITAPDIIRSVFTAAGERMENYLDLIPLDPFYRVYFHDGTYLDYNGSASNMKTQMARYNQKDAEEGYDRFMKKSKALYEAVILEGLGSSPFMTAKSMLDFTPRAIKLGAYRTSYGMAKTHFKDFRHRFMFSFHPLFIGGNPFRAPAVYQMIPYLEKEGGVWFTKGGMYSVIQALEKVFRKLGGEIKTNAEVRKILIENSHVTGVQTTHETLEADLVVSNADILHTYRDLIDAKWRKKWHNSKIDKTDVAMACFLIYMGTKKQFPKLLHHTLILSERYKPLIQDIFDKKILPDDFSMYLHAPTRTDPDMAPPGCESLYVLIPVANNLSGIDWESKKQEFADKILHFLEYDFGMEGLAQNLEVLELFTPNDFQKFRNSTFGSAWGVEPKLTQTAVFRPHNRSEDVAGLYFVGASTHPGAGVPGVLLTAETTEKVILEDFSEVA, encoded by the coding sequence ATGCCAAAAGCAATTGTAATCGGTTCAGGCTTCGGCGGCTTGGGTGTGGCAATACGTTTACAGGCCCGTGGATTTGAGACCGTTATAGTAGAAAAAAACACCAAAGTAGGCGGACATGCCTATCAACTCACCAAAGGTGGGTATGTTTTTGATATGGGGCCTTCGCTTATTACTGCGCCCGACATTATCCGTTCGGTCTTTACTGCTGCTGGCGAACGGATGGAAAACTACTTAGACCTCATCCCTTTGGATCCCTTTTACCGCGTTTATTTCCATGACGGGACATACTTAGACTATAATGGAAGTGCGTCTAATATGAAAACCCAAATGGCACGATATAACCAAAAAGATGCAGAGGAAGGCTATGATCGGTTTATGAAAAAGAGTAAAGCCCTTTACGAAGCCGTCATTTTGGAAGGGCTTGGTTCTTCTCCTTTTATGACTGCAAAATCCATGTTGGATTTTACACCTAGAGCCATAAAATTGGGAGCGTACCGGACATCATACGGAATGGCAAAAACGCATTTTAAGGACTTTCGGCATCGGTTTATGTTTTCATTTCATCCACTATTTATTGGGGGAAATCCGTTCCGCGCACCTGCTGTTTATCAAATGATTCCTTATCTTGAAAAAGAAGGCGGTGTGTGGTTTACAAAAGGAGGAATGTATAGTGTTATTCAGGCTTTAGAAAAGGTCTTCCGGAAACTGGGAGGAGAAATAAAAACAAATGCAGAAGTGCGAAAAATTTTGATAGAAAATAGCCATGTCACAGGGGTACAAACCACACATGAAACTTTGGAAGCAGACCTTGTGGTCTCTAATGCCGACATTCTGCATACTTATAGGGACTTGATTGATGCAAAGTGGAGAAAAAAATGGCATAATTCCAAAATAGACAAGACAGACGTGGCGATGGCATGCTTTCTGATATATATGGGAACCAAAAAACAGTTTCCAAAACTTTTGCATCATACCTTGATTTTGTCGGAACGGTATAAACCCCTAATTCAAGACATCTTTGATAAAAAAATCCTTCCCGATGACTTTTCCATGTACCTCCATGCACCCACACGAACAGACCCAGATATGGCCCCTCCTGGATGTGAAAGCCTATATGTGCTGATTCCTGTGGCGAATAACCTTTCCGGCATTGATTGGGAGAGTAAAAAACAAGAATTTGCCGATAAAATCCTTCATTTTTTGGAGTATGACTTTGGTATGGAGGGCTTGGCACAAAATTTAGAGGTCTTAGAACTTTTTACGCCCAACGATTTTCAGAAATTCAGGAATAGTACCTTCGGTTCTGCTTGGGGAGTGGAGCCTAAACTCACCCAAACAGCCGTTTTTCGGCCTCATAACCGAAGTGAAGATGTCGCTGGATTATACTTTGTAGGGGCAAGTACCCATCCCGGTGCTGGTGTTCCTGGTGTACTTCTAACCGCCGAAACAACGGAAAAAGTGATTTTGGAAGATTTTTCTGAAGTCGCCTAA
- a CDS encoding CoA-disulfide reductase: MKILIVGGVAGGATAAARMRRLGEEHEIVLFERGGYVSFANCGLPYHIGEVIKDREKLLLQTPQSLKERYGLDVRIRQEVLAIDPENKNIQVKNLTTDEIYTESYDKLLLSPGAAPFVPPIPGIQSSKIFTLRNIHDMDKIIESARKAKHVVVVGGGFIGLEVAENLIEAGKAVTLVELSNQVMAPVDFEFARMVEGVAKSHGLSVKLNAGVTAFEESANGISVTLNSGETIETEGVVFAIGVRPENALARQAGLEIGQTGGIKVNAYLQTSQPDIYAVGDAIEVSHLVGDQKVLIPLAWPANRQGRIVADNMIQGHRFTFKGALGTSILKFFEYTVGATGLNEKTLKRWNIPYKTITVTRGNHAGYYPGSTNIVLKLIFSEKGALLGAQAFGKEGVDKRIDVISTAIKGKLTVHDLADIEVAYAPPYNSAKDPVNIAGYAAQNLLEGTLRTINVEDLPTFLKQDGVVLVDVRTAKEFDNGHIPDAINMELDTLRENISFFDPSKTYVLTCQVGLRGYLAHRILQHHGIASYSLNGGYGLWQVVNEGKIH, from the coding sequence ATGAAAATATTGATTGTAGGTGGCGTTGCAGGTGGCGCGACTGCTGCTGCTCGGATGCGTCGGCTCGGAGAAGAGCATGAAATCGTCTTGTTTGAAAGAGGTGGCTACGTGAGCTTCGCGAATTGTGGCCTTCCCTATCACATTGGGGAAGTCATAAAAGACCGTGAAAAACTATTGCTTCAGACTCCTCAAAGCCTAAAGGAACGGTATGGATTGGATGTTCGGATTCGTCAGGAAGTGCTGGCCATTGATCCGGAAAACAAAAATATACAGGTTAAAAATCTTACCACAGACGAGATCTATACCGAATCCTACGATAAACTGCTATTATCCCCCGGCGCTGCCCCATTTGTTCCGCCAATCCCAGGCATTCAGTCTTCTAAAATTTTCACATTACGAAACATCCATGACATGGATAAAATTATAGAATCTGCCCGAAAAGCCAAGCATGTGGTAGTGGTGGGAGGCGGATTTATTGGACTGGAAGTGGCCGAAAACCTAATTGAAGCGGGAAAAGCTGTGACATTAGTAGAATTAAGTAATCAGGTGATGGCGCCAGTGGATTTTGAATTTGCGCGAATGGTAGAAGGTGTCGCAAAGTCTCACGGTCTATCGGTAAAATTAAATGCAGGTGTCACGGCATTCGAAGAGTCGGCGAATGGTATTTCTGTTACGCTGAATTCCGGAGAAACCATCGAAACGGAGGGTGTTGTATTTGCTATCGGAGTTCGCCCAGAAAATGCTTTGGCACGTCAGGCTGGCCTTGAAATTGGGCAAACAGGCGGCATTAAAGTAAATGCCTATCTTCAAACCTCTCAGCCGGATATTTACGCGGTTGGGGATGCCATAGAAGTCTCGCATCTTGTGGGCGACCAAAAAGTCCTGATACCGTTGGCGTGGCCTGCAAATCGTCAAGGCAGAATCGTGGCAGACAACATGATACAAGGCCATCGCTTTACATTTAAGGGTGCGCTGGGCACCTCGATCTTGAAATTTTTTGAGTACACCGTAGGAGCAACCGGGCTGAATGAAAAAACCTTAAAACGGTGGAATATCCCATACAAGACCATCACAGTGACGCGAGGCAATCATGCGGGGTATTATCCCGGATCAACCAATATCGTTCTAAAACTGATTTTTTCCGAAAAGGGAGCACTCTTAGGGGCACAAGCGTTTGGAAAAGAAGGAGTGGACAAACGGATTGATGTGATCTCCACGGCCATTAAAGGGAAACTGACTGTTCACGACCTTGCCGATATCGAAGTGGCTTATGCACCTCCTTATAACTCGGCGAAGGATCCGGTTAATATTGCGGGATATGCAGCCCAAAACCTTTTAGAGGGCACACTGAGAACCATCAACGTGGAGGATCTGCCTACATTCCTTAAACAGGACGGGGTGGTCTTGGTTGATGTTCGTACTGCGAAAGAGTTTGATAATGGACACATTCCAGATGCCATCAACATGGAGTTGGATACCCTCCGAGAAAATATTTCCTTCTTCGATCCTTCCAAAACCTATGTTTTGACCTGTCAGGTAGGACTGCGAGGCTATTTGGCGCATCGTATTTTACAGCATCATGGCATTGCCTCATACAGCTTAAATGGCGGTTACGGACTTTGGCAGGTGGTAAATGAAGGGAAAATACACTAA
- a CDS encoding glycosyltransferase yields the protein MTKSLIPFHSTSPLLVLAPHLLYPLRNGGDIGVAEHWGPLSHYVPYVLILGANTITRYENGRMVHQSTFENTFRDTKIAGLRTLFRRSHYLIEKFLTPIYRQLATQYLADPVFKNIVCSHLWSTSLLNFTGKDRFVVIQSHNDDFQWFQHLANHATNLPARFTALASKNWTTQFMQKHASDYWFFHCTERDQLGYAAISPNHRSFVMPVGVDIQIAHVNALPPTDKLHLIFTGSLSVTMNLDALFTFRDQFLPALKAAFKHNLEISIVGSNPTMAVQHLCDDQKWNLFANVSDAELLYLYQNATFSILPFPYATGSKLKLLKSLSFGVPFLSTTHSSPGEMPNLPFCVFSDDPEDWVTNAKEAVLRGISVDQRKVLLTYAQQFSWEALAKKMFEQLKSLPEEAT from the coding sequence ATGACCAAGTCCCTAATACCTTTTCATAGTACATCACCCTTATTGGTCCTTGCCCCGCATCTACTTTACCCGCTACGTAATGGAGGCGATATTGGGGTCGCAGAACATTGGGGGCCTTTAAGCCACTACGTACCCTATGTCCTCATTTTAGGAGCAAATACGATTACAAGGTATGAAAATGGTCGGATGGTACACCAAAGCACTTTTGAGAACACCTTCCGAGACACAAAAATTGCTGGTTTAAGGACCTTATTTAGGCGTTCACATTACCTTATCGAAAAGTTTTTAACGCCCATATATCGCCAACTTGCTACCCAGTATTTGGCTGACCCAGTCTTTAAGAATATTGTTTGCAGTCATTTATGGAGTACCTCTTTACTCAATTTTACTGGAAAAGACCGCTTTGTTGTCATTCAGTCTCACAATGATGACTTTCAATGGTTCCAGCATCTTGCAAACCATGCTACGAACCTTCCTGCACGTTTCACAGCATTGGCCTCTAAAAATTGGACCACGCAATTTATGCAGAAACATGCTTCGGATTATTGGTTCTTTCACTGTACAGAAAGAGACCAATTGGGGTATGCCGCCATCAGCCCAAATCACCGCTCGTTTGTGATGCCTGTTGGTGTAGATATACAAATAGCGCACGTCAATGCACTACCCCCAACCGATAAGCTGCACCTTATTTTTACGGGTTCTTTGAGCGTTACCATGAATTTGGACGCACTTTTCACGTTTCGCGACCAATTCCTCCCAGCTCTAAAAGCTGCTTTTAAGCACAATTTAGAAATATCCATCGTCGGAAGTAACCCAACAATGGCCGTGCAACACCTTTGTGACGACCAAAAATGGAACCTTTTTGCCAATGTCTCGGATGCAGAATTGTTGTACCTATATCAAAACGCAACGTTCTCTATTCTCCCCTTTCCTTATGCAACTGGCTCCAAACTCAAGCTATTGAAATCACTGTCTTTTGGCGTACCATTTCTCTCTACCACCCACTCATCCCCCGGCGAAATGCCCAACCTTCCCTTTTGTGTCTTCTCCGATGATCCTGAAGATTGGGTAACAAACGCAAAAGAAGCTGTCCTTAGGGGTATTTCCGTTGATCAGCGTAAGGTCTTGCTTACATATGCCCAACAATTCTCTTGGGAGGCGCTCGCAAAAAAAATGTTTGAACAGCTTAAAAGCTTGCCCGAAGAGGCAACATAA
- a CDS encoding helix-turn-helix domain-containing protein — protein MAGNRQKKWLSLQEAADQLGVHFTTVRRWVDQGAIPTLLTPGGHRRFSPEDLEEFARKHRRHYIREGIEDSWQRHALNHTRDAIHMTRSTWSSRFGSETSIELRRLGKQLMDVMMQFISAEDLQAHRLLDQAEEIGRHYGEIMVRGKMSLPDMLNSISFFKNSLVEATVSMPESQAKPQLNSQIIRRINEVMGAVELALAAVYEKHH, from the coding sequence ATGGCAGGTAACAGACAAAAAAAATGGCTAAGCCTCCAAGAGGCAGCCGACCAACTTGGCGTGCATTTTACTACTGTTCGTCGTTGGGTTGACCAAGGAGCAATTCCAACCCTATTAACTCCGGGTGGTCACCGTCGCTTTTCTCCCGAAGACTTGGAAGAATTTGCCCGTAAACACCGTCGTCATTACATTCGCGAAGGAATCGAAGACAGTTGGCAACGTCACGCCCTCAATCACACACGTGACGCCATCCATATGACACGCTCCACATGGTCCAGCCGCTTTGGCTCGGAGACCTCTATCGAGCTACGCCGTCTTGGCAAGCAGTTGATGGACGTGATGATGCAGTTTATTAGCGCCGAAGACCTCCAAGCCCATCGCCTATTAGACCAAGCAGAAGAAATTGGCCGTCATTATGGAGAAATCATGGTACGTGGCAAAATGTCCTTGCCGGATATGCTCAACTCTATCTCGTTCTTTAAGAACAGCTTGGTTGAGGCCACCGTCTCCATGCCGGAATCTCAGGCGAAGCCACAATTGAACAGCCAAATTATCCGTCGCATAAACGAGGTAATGGGTGCTGTAGAATTGGCCCTCGCTGCTGTTTATGAGAAACACCATTGA
- a CDS encoding DUF4230 domain-containing protein → MFLKGRYILLGVAAIVLLISGSVIGWSMRGITFGLSSQQVREVVMRTLQVEADTTYLVTGYLGMEVTKKISDDKTLWGIPMGTTEVQVRVPGRVTYGFPIGQITSKDIEVTGENIVVYIPPVGIFSVEPEMNKMDVQTKVGWARFQAYSGKHLEHKAIRSIPDEMRQIGEERLIKAEGKASENTVKAIRRILVPVLTATGMQNPTIQVRLKRESIFPKG, encoded by the coding sequence ATGTTTTTAAAAGGTCGTTATATCCTGCTAGGGGTGGCAGCCATTGTCCTGCTAATTTCTGGATCGGTGATCGGGTGGTCTATGCGTGGGATCACGTTTGGCCTCAGCAGCCAACAAGTCCGAGAAGTGGTCATGCGAACGTTACAAGTGGAGGCCGATACCACCTATTTGGTTACGGGTTATCTTGGCATGGAAGTCACGAAAAAGATATCCGACGATAAAACACTTTGGGGCATCCCAATGGGCACAACAGAAGTTCAGGTACGGGTCCCAGGACGTGTGACCTACGGGTTCCCAATTGGCCAGATTACATCGAAGGACATAGAGGTAACTGGTGAAAATATAGTTGTTTACATTCCGCCTGTGGGTATTTTTTCAGTGGAACCAGAGATGAATAAGATGGATGTTCAAACCAAGGTGGGATGGGCAAGGTTTCAAGCGTATAGTGGAAAGCACTTAGAGCATAAGGCTATTCGCAGCATACCAGACGAGATGCGCCAAATCGGTGAAGAGCGTTTGATAAAAGCAGAAGGGAAGGCTTCTGAAAACACGGTGAAAGCAATTCGTCGTATATTAGTACCTGTACTGACCGCAACCGGGATGCAAAATCCAACCATTCAGGTTCGATTAAAACGTGAATCTATCTTTCCAAAAGGATAA